The Cytophagia bacterium CHB2 genome window below encodes:
- a CDS encoding TRAP transporter large permease subunit, with protein sequence MSDTAALLLFAVLFVLLLLGYPVAFTLGGVSLIFGLATFGLDFFNLLPLRIWGVMTNYVLLAVPLFIYMGVMLEKSGLADDLLETMALLFGRMRGGMAISVIIVGALLAATTGIVGATVVTMGLLSLPTMLRRGYSPELTTGTIAAAGTLGQIIPPSIVLVLLGSILNVPIGDLFAGAFIPGTGLVLIYLLWIAIISWLKPGAAPAMPAAELDRFQGRHMAKRVLLAFLLPVALMIAVLGSIFLGVASPTEAAAVGALGATLLTVFYKKLNYKTLNAVMRETTFLTSMVFIILVGATAFGLVFRGMHGDRYLTELIISSNLTPHAFLALVMVVVFIAGFFIDFIEIIFIIVPVVAPIFVKMQVDLLWLGILLALNLQTSFLTPPFGFSLFYLKGVAPPEVKTTHIYRGVVPYIIIQVLALLLVIFFPQLATWLPKFMGQ encoded by the coding sequence ATGAGCGACACCGCCGCCCTTCTGCTTTTTGCTGTGTTATTTGTTTTGTTGCTTCTCGGCTATCCCGTGGCCTTCACGCTCGGTGGTGTTTCGCTGATATTCGGTTTGGCAACGTTCGGGCTTGATTTTTTCAACTTGTTGCCGCTGCGCATTTGGGGAGTAATGACGAATTACGTGTTGCTCGCGGTACCGCTGTTCATTTACATGGGCGTGATGCTGGAAAAATCCGGGCTGGCCGACGATCTTTTGGAAACGATGGCGTTGCTATTCGGGCGAATGCGGGGCGGCATGGCGATTTCCGTTATCATCGTCGGCGCCTTGCTTGCCGCCACCACCGGCATCGTAGGCGCAACAGTGGTCACCATGGGGCTTTTGAGTTTGCCAACCATGCTCCGGCGCGGTTACAGCCCCGAACTAACCACCGGCACAATTGCAGCCGCCGGCACGCTTGGTCAAATCATCCCGCCCAGCATTGTGCTGGTTTTGCTGGGCAGCATTCTGAATGTTCCAATAGGCGATCTGTTTGCCGGCGCATTCATTCCCGGCACAGGCCTGGTCTTGATCTATCTCTTGTGGATCGCGATCATTTCATGGCTCAAACCGGGCGCAGCTCCGGCAATGCCTGCCGCCGAGTTGGATCGCTTCCAGGGGCGGCACATGGCAAAAAGAGTCTTGCTCGCATTCTTGTTGCCGGTGGCATTGATGATCGCGGTGCTCGGCTCGATTTTTTTGGGCGTCGCTTCGCCCACCGAGGCTGCGGCGGTAGGCGCGTTAGGCGCCACCCTACTGACAGTGTTCTACAAAAAGCTCAATTATAAAACGCTGAATGCCGTCATGCGCGAAACCACGTTTCTTACCAGCATGGTTTTCATCATTCTCGTCGGCGCTACGGCATTCGGATTGGTCTTTCGCGGCATGCACGGTGATCGCTATCTCACCGAATTGATTATCAGCTCTAATCTTACGCCGCATGCGTTTCTGGCTTTGGTGATGGTTGTCGTGTTCATCGCCGGCTTCTTCATTGACTTCATCGAGATTATCTTTATCATCGTGCCGGTGGTCGCGCCGATTTTTGTCAAAATGCAGGTCGATTTGTTGTGGCTCGGCATTCTACTGGCGCTTAACCTGCAAACCTCGTTTCTCACGCCGCCCTTTGGTTTTTCGCTCTTTTATCTCAAAGGCGTGGCCCCGCCCGAAGTCAAAACGACTCACATTTATCGTGGCGTTGTGCCCTACATTATCATACAGGTACTGGCATTGCTGCTGGTGATCTTCTTTCCGCAATTGGCGACATGGCTGCCGAAATTCATGGGACAATAA